In one Lolium rigidum isolate FL_2022 chromosome 3, APGP_CSIRO_Lrig_0.1, whole genome shotgun sequence genomic region, the following are encoded:
- the LOC124698170 gene encoding uncharacterized protein LOC124698170: MLVPSPITEDLCPPPPLVTSWVAAIIKSRIDGCRHSQEFSRQLAETALRKYAQQTGQLYELHMFCGLHVFFRSEAFYWHTNFLARPKDAAGELPIYFFVEATAPMGDDDEFLEEDIVLCCPIKPSTIGGCRSCSAGYIKINHPIDKEHNGGLEDYDADKIGNGDDHWAYNFPPLVDFIMFDAERDSATVCAVEKSFPQSSDGDESVEDFWIRQAL; encoded by the exons ATGCTGGTGCCCTCCCCGATTACAGAAGACCTCTGTCCCCCTCCCCCACTGGTGACGTCCTGGGTGGCCGCCATTATCAAGTCTCGCATTGACGGCTGCAGACATTCCCAGGAATTCTCACGCCAACTGGCTGAAACTGCACTGCGCAAATATGCTCAGCAAACAGGTCAACTATACGAGCTCCATATGTTCTGTGGCTTGCATGTGTTCTTTAGATCGGAAGCCTTTTATTGGCACACCAACTTCTTGGCACGCCCAAAGGATGCCGCTGGTGAGCTGCCCATCTACTTCTTCGTCGAAGCAACCGCACCCATGGGTGACGACGATGAATTCCTGGAGGAGGATATCGTCTTGTGCTGCCCAATCAAACCATCTACAATTG GTGGTTGTCGTTCTTGTAGTGCCGGATACATAAAGATCAACCATCCTATCGACAAAGAACATAACGGTGGATTGGAGGACTATGATGCTGACAAGATTGGGAATGGAGATGATCACTGGGCTTATAATTTTCCTCCGCTTGTGGACTTTATCATGTTCGATGCCGAGAGGGACAGTGCAACTGTATGTGCTGTAGAGAAGAGCTTTCCTCAGAGTTCTGACGGGGATGAAAGCGTAGAGGACTTCTGGATCCGTCAGGCATTATAG